Within the Streptomyces sp. YIM 121038 genome, the region GCGCGTCCACCAGCGGTCGACAGGCGTAGACGCACGGCAGACACCTCGTCGACGCGGCACCGACGTCCTTCAGCGACGGCGACGGACGCGTCCGACCCGTGCGGCCTTGGCCCGCTTGGCAGCGAAGCGCACACCGCCGGGGCTCTCGCCCACCTCGACCCGCACCACGGTGGACAGGGGGTCGACGACCCCTTCGCCCACCTGCACCACGGAGACGGACTCGGCGCCGAGCTTGCTCAAGGCGGCGCCCGCCGCCTTGACCTCTTCCTCGGCCGTGTCGCCCTTGAGCGCCAGCATCTCTCCGTACGGACGCAGCAGCGGGACGCCCCATCCAGCGAGACGGTCCAGCGGAGCGACAGCACGCGCGGTCACGACATGGACGGGCTGCAGCTTGCCGAGGACCTCCTCGGCGCGGCCACGGACGACCGTGACATGGTCGAGCCCCAGCAGCTCGACGACCTCGCTGAGGAAGTTCGTGCGCCGCAGCAGCGGCTCAAGAAGCGTGATCTTGAGGTCCTCGCGGACGAGCGCGAGCGGGATGCCGGGCAGTCCGGCCCCGGAGCCGACATCGCACACCGTCACGCCCTCGGGAACCACCTCGGACAGGACGGCGCAGTTCAGCAGGTGCCGCTCCCACAGCCGGGGAACCTCGCGGGGGCCGATCAGGCCGCGCCGCACTCCCGCCTCGGCGAGCAGTTCCGCGTACCGGACCGCGTCCGGGAATCGCTCGCCGAAAACCGCGCGCGCCTGCTCCGGCGCCGGGGGGAGCTCCGCTTCCTCCGTCACGGGGACCGTCCTTCCGTACCGCACTGGGTCAGTGACTATCAGGCTGACAAAGACCGGCCCCGTCTGCGAACAGACGGGGCCGGGATGAGACGTACAGATCAGGCGGGGAGTACCACGACGAAGCGCTGCGGCTCCTCGCCCTCGGACTCGCTGCGCAGACCCGCGGCCTTGACGGCGTCGTGCACGACCTTGCGCTCGAACGGCGTCATCGGCTTGAGCTTGACCGGTTCGCCGGAGCTCTTGGCGTCGGCGGCGGCCTTGGCGCCCAGCTCGGACAGCTCCTCGCGCTTCTTGGCACGGTAGCCCGCGATGTCCAGCATCAGGCGGCTGCGGTCGCCGGTCTCCCGGTGTACCGCGAGGCGGGTCAGCTCCTGGAGCGCCTCCAGGACCTCGCCGTCCCGGCCGACCAGCTTCTGCAGGTCGCGGCTGCCGGAGTCGCTGATGATCGACACCGCGGCCCGGTCGGCCTCGACGTCCATGTCGATGTCGCCGTCGAGGTCGGCGATGTCCAGCAGACCCTCGAGGTAGTCCGCCGCGATCTCCCCCTCCTGCTCGAGGCGGGTCAGAGCGTCGCCGGCCTCAGCTGCGGCGGAGGTGGTGGTGCCTTCCGTCACGGGATGGACTCCTTTTACTTCTTGGACGGGTGCTTGGGCCGCTGCTGACCCTTGCGCTGTCCGGACTTGGCTTTGCTGCGGGTGCCCTGGCCGGGCTGGCTGCCCGAGGCGGCGCCGGCGGGCTTGTTCTTGGCCGCGGCACCCTGGGGCTTGCTGTCCTCGGACTTGGTCAGCGACGGACCGGAGGCATCGGAGGCCGGGGCGGTCGTGGCGCCGTCGTCCGTCTTGCCGCCCGTGGCGGCGGTGGTGGACTGGCGCTTCGACTTGCTCTGGCGCTTGGGCTGCTGCCGCTTGGGCGCTGCCGCGGGCGCACCGTCCTCGGTCGTGGTGGCCACGGTGTCGCTGACGATCACGGTGCCGTCGGCCTGAGCGGCGAAGCCGGCCTTGTTCAGGCCGTTGATGAACTTCCGCTCGTACTCGTTGCGGTCGCGGCCCTTGGCGACGATGGCCTTCACGGCCCTGACCTGGCCACGGCTACGGGTCTTGCCGGCGGTCGTGATGTGCTTCTGCAGGCGCTCCAGGTACGAGGCCTGGGCCTTGGAGCCGGGGGTCGGGTTCTGGCGGATCACGTACATCTGCTGGCCCATGGTCCACACGTTGGTGGTCAGCCAGTAGACGAGGACACCGACCGGGAAGTTGATGCCGAAGACGGCGAACATGATGGGGAAGACGTACATCAGCATCTTCTGCTGCTGCATGAACGGCGTCTTCACCGTCGTGTCGACGTTCTTCGTCATCAGCTGGCGCTGCGTGAAGAACTGCGAGGCCGACATCAGGATGATCATGAGCGCGGTCACGACGCGCACATCGGTCAGCGAGGCGCCGAGCGAGGCGACCTTGTCGGCGCTGTCCGTGAACTTCACCGCGAGCGGGGCACCGAAGATGTGGGCGTCACGGGCGCTGTCCAGCAGCTGCTGGTCGATGACGCCGATCTTCTTGTTGGACGCGATGCCGTTGAGCACGTGGTACAGCGCGAAGAAGAAGGGCGACTGCGCCAGGATGGGAAGGCACGAGGAGAGCGGGTTGGTACCCGACTCCTTGTACAGCTTCATCATCTCTTCGGACTGGCGCTGCTTGTCGCTCTTGTAGCGCTCCTGGATCTTCTTCATCTCGGGCTGCAGCGTCTGCATGGCCCGGGTCGCCTTGATCTGCTTCACGAAGAGCGGGATCAGGCAGATGCGGATCAGGATCACCAGGGACACGATCGACAGGCCCCAGGCCCAGCCCGTATCAGGGCCGAAGATCGCACCGTACAGTTTGTGGAACTGCACGATGACCCAGGAGACGGGTGTCGTGATGAAGCTGAAGAAACCGGCAATCGTGTCCACTAATCAGGCTCCTTGAGCATGGGACGGGGTCTCGGCGGCCGGGCTCGGGGGAGCCGGTGGGAGGTCTCCGGTCGGCACGCCAGCGGCGGAGGGCCCGCCCTTGCGTTCGCGCCAGACAGCGCGCAGCATCTCGTGCCACCGCGGACGCTTGCGCGGCGGAACGTGATCGACACCACCGAGCGACCACGGGTTGCACCGCAGGATGCGCCAGGCAGTGAGCGCTGTTCCCTTGACCGCACCGTGCCGGTCGATGGCGAGGTAGCCGTAGTGGGAGCACGACGGGTAGTACTTGCACACCGGGCCGAGGAGTGGACTGATCGTCCACTGGTACAGCTTGATCAGCGCCAGCAGCGGGTACTTCATCGCGCGCCCCCTCCAAGGAGGCGCCGCAGGGCGGCGTCCAGGTCTTGGGCCAGCTGTGCGTAGGTGGCGTCGCCCGCGCCGGGCAACGCTCGTACGACTACCAGGCTACCGGGGGGCACCAAGGCCAACCGGTCGCGTGTCAGATGGCGAAGTCGGCGCTTGACCGTATTGCGTACGACGGCTCCACCCACGGCCTTGCTCACGACGAAACCCGCACGTGTCGGGGGAACGCTCTCCCCTGGCACGTGCGGGTCCGTTGCACCGCTGCGTAGATGAACGACGAGGAGAGGGCGGCCAGCCCTGCGTCCTCGCCGTACCGCGGTCGCGAAATCTTCGCGCCGCCTCAGCCGATGCTCGGTAGGCAGCACGACGTCATGACCTAATTGCGCTTAGGCGGACAGGCGGGCGCGACCCTTGCTACGGCGGGACGCCAGGATGGCGCGGCCGGCACGGGTGCGCATACGCAGCCGGAAGCCGTGGGTCTTCGCGCGACGACGGTTGTTCGGCTGGAAGGTGCGCTTGCTCACTCGGGGGCTCCAGTAATGACTCGTGTGGTGGCGGGTATCGCCTGGCTGTCACCGTGCGCCCACGAGAAGCTCGGAAAAGCTCGCGTATAGGCACCGAGTGCACCGCTTCACAATCACTGACCGTGATCTTTGCCCATCGGAGGCAGGCGGCAGCAGCCATCGACAACTCGACCTGGTTACGGTACGCGGGGCTACGCCATCCGGTCAAACCAGCCGTCAGGGAGAGACACTGTGCACAGCCTGTGGACAACAACTTGAACCGCACCCGTCGCCCTGACTACCGTGGCTGAACTCCGATTCGTTCCCTTCCCCCTGCCCCTCCCGATTTCCGTCCCGACCCGTCCCAAGAACCACACCTTCGTGGGACCTGTGAGAGAGCGTGCCCTGTGGCTGACGTACCTGCCGATCTTGCCGCAGTGTGGCCAAGGGTTCTGGAACAGCTGCTGGGCGAAGGGCGGGGGCAGGGCGTCGAGGCGAAGGACGAGCACTGGATCCGACGGTGTCAGCCGCTCGCGCTCGTCGCCGACACCGCGCTCCTCGCCGTTCCGAACGAATTTGCGAAGGGCGTCCTGGAGGGCCGTCTCGCCCCGGTCGTCAGCGAGACGCTGAGCCGGGAGTGCGGGCGGCCGATCCGCATCGCCATCACGGTCGACGACTCCGTGGGCGAGCCCCAGACCCCGCCCGCGCCGCCGGTCCAGCACCAGCAGCCACGCTACGAGGACCAGCCCTCCCGCTACGAGGAGCAGCCGCCCCGCTACGAAGAGCCCGCACCCCGGTACGAGGGGCAGGAGCCGCCTCCTGCCTCCGGCCAGGGGCATGACGCGTACGACGCGTACGGCCGCCGCCCCGGGGACGAGCGCTCCCCCGGCCCGCGCCCGGACCAGCTGCCGACGGCCCGCCCGGCGTACCCGGACTACCAGCGCCCCGGCGCCTGGCCGCAGCAGCAGCCACAGGACGACTACGGCTGGCAGCAGCCGCGCCTCGGCTTCCCCGAGCGCGATCCGTACGCGAGCCCCGGACAGCAGCCGCAGCAGCACGACTACCGCCCGCAGCCGCCGCAGGAGCGCTCGCCGTACGAGCAGCAGCTCTCCGAGCGGCCGGCGCAGGACCGCCACGACCGCCACGACCGCCACGACCGTCGTGAGCGGCACGAGCCGCCCTCCGGCGCGGGTTCCGGCGCAGGCCCGCACGGGGGCCCTGGCGGCCCCTCGGGCCCCGTCGGCCACGGCGGCACCTCCCTGCCCGCGTCGAGCGGCGCTCCCGGCCCGCTGGCCGCGCAGCCCGCGCCCGCGACCGGCCCGGGCGAGCCCACCGCGCGGCTGAACCCGAAGTACCTCTTCGACACCTTCGTGATCGGGGCGTCGAACCGCTTCGCGCACGCGGCCGCGGTCGCCGTCGCCGAGGCTCCCGCGAAGGCGTACAACCCCCTGTTCATCTACGGGGAGTCAGGGCTCGGCAAGACCCACCTGCTGCACGCGATCGGGCACTACGCGCGGAGCCTGTACCCGGGCACGCGGGTGCGCTACGTGAGCTCCGAGGAGTTCACCAACGAGTTCATCAACTCCATCCGCGACGGCAAGGGCGACAGCTTCCGCAAGCGCTACCGCGAGATGGACATCCTGCTCGTCGACGACATCCAGTTCCTCGCGGACAAGGAGTCGACGCAGGAGGAGTTCTTCCACACGTTCAACACGCTCCACAACGCGAACAAGCAGATCGTGCTCTCCAGCGACCGGCCGCCCAAGCAGCTGGTGACCCTGGAGGACCGGCTGCGCAATCGCTTCGAGTGGGGTCTGATCACCGACGTCCAGCCGCCCGAGCTGGAGACGCGCATCGCGATCCTGCGGAAGAAGGCGGTCCAGGAGCAGCTCAACGCCCCGCCGGAGGTCCTGGAGTTCATCGCGTCCCGCATCTCGCGGAACATCCGCGAGCTGGAGGGCGCGCTGATCCGCGTCACGGCGTTCGCGTCGCTCAATCGCCAGCCCGTGGACCTGGGTCTCACCGAGATCGTCCTGAAGGACCTGATCCCGGGCGGCGAGGACGCGGCTCCGGAGATCACGGCGACGGCCATCATGGCGGCCACCGCCGACTACTTCGGCCTGACGGTGGACGACCTGTGCGGATCGTCGCGCAGCCGGGTCCTGGTGACGGCCCGCCAGATCGCCATGTACCTGTGCCGCGAGCTGACCGACCTCTCCCTGCCGAAGATCGGCGCGCAGTTCGGCGGCCGCGACCACACGACGGTCATGCACGCCGACCGCAAGATCCGTGCGCTGATGGCCGAGCGCCGCTCGATCTACAACCAGGTCACCGAGCTCACCAACCGCATCAAGAACGGCTGACAGCAACGGCGATACGCCACGAAAGGGCGCCCCGGGGTCACGTCTCCGGGGCGCCCTTTCGCGTTCTCGTGTGCCTACGTAGTGGGCCATTGCTTACGTGGTGGGGCCTGGCGGGGCGTTGGAGCAGCCTGGCGACGGGCGTTCACAGGCGCGTGCCCACGTGGGGGAAGCACGCCTCCAGGAGAGCCGCGGAACAGCCGCAGCAGGACCGCAGCGGGCCGCGAGGCGGTCCCCGGCACGCGTTCCCGGTTCCAGGAGCGCCCTCCTCAGCGCCGCCAGAACCCGCCCCGCGGCCCGCTGAAACCCGTCCTCACGCCGTCCTCAAGGCTGTGCAGGGCGCTCTCCGGCCCCGATGACCGCGACCTCTTCGTCATCTTCTGTTCGATTCATGGTCACCTCACCCGGGTTCTCCACAGATCTGGGGCCTTTTCGCTCTCCACACCCTGGGGACTGGGAAGTTGTCCCAACCGTGTCCACAGGGGACCCTGCTGAATAGTCATCAGGCCAGGTCAGGTGGTTGTGGATTCGTGGACGAAGACTCTCCACAGACTGTGGATAAAGATCTTCTCCACAGGGGGTGGGAAAAGTTGTCCACCGGCAGCCCACAGGCTGGGGCCGGTTGTACACAGCTTCTCCCCAGGCCTGTCCACTGTTCGGCAACGCGACGCGCGCTCTCACCGGGTCGAGTGAAAGGCGTCACACAAAGCTGCCGGGTTGGCCTGTGGGGAAGCTGGGTAAAGCTGGGGACAGGGCTGGGGAGAAGTCCCCCTCTCCTGTGCATCGGGTGTGCAGAACTTTCGCCCGTCCACAGTTACCCCCGGTTGTCCACCGCCGTCGCCCACAGGGCCAGTGGACAAAAAACGGGCGTTGACCTGCGCATTCGCGGTTATCCACGGTTTCCACAGGCCCTACTACTACTCCCGACTAGAGAGAGTCAGATTTCCGCTTTGAAGTGGGGGCTGTGTACAACTCGCGGCTCGGGCCGCCACGACCTCTCGGCACGACTTGACCCCGACGGGCACCAGCTGTCAGTGCGGTGCGTCAGACTGGTCCCCAGTGCCAGCAACAGCAGGAGGGCGGCTAAGTGAAGATCCGGGTGGAACGCGACGTACTCGCGGAGGCGGTGGCGTGGGCGGCACGCAGCCTCCCGGCTCGGCCGCCAGCGCCCGTCCTCGCGGGCCTGCTGCTGAAGGCCGAGGAGGGCGCCCTCTCCCTGTCCAGCTTCGACTACGAGGTCTCGGCCCGCGTCTCCGTGGACGCCGAGGTCGACGAAGAGGGCACGGTCCTCGTCTCCGGCCGCCTGCTGGCCGACATCTGCCGCGCCCTGCCGAACCGCCCGGTGGAGATCTCCACAGACGGTGTACGGGCGACGGTGGTCTGCGGCTCCTCCCGCTTCACCCTCCACACCCTGCCTGTGGAGGAGTACCCGGCGCTGCCGCAGATGCCGACCGCCACGGGCACCGTCCCCGGTGAGGTCTTCGCCTCGGCCGCCTCCCAGGTCGCCATCGCCGCGGGCCGCGACGACACGCTGCCCGTGCTCACCGGTGTCCGCATCGAGATCGAGGGCGACACGGTCACGCTGGCCTCCACCGACCGCTACCGCTTCGCGGTCCGCGAGTTCCTGTGGAAGCCGGAGAACCCGGAGACGTCCGCCGTGGCCCTGGTGCCCGCCAAGACGCTCCTGGACACCGCCAAGGCCCTCACGAGCGGCGACACGGTCACCCTGGCCCTGTCCGGCTCCGGCGCGGGCGAGGGCCTCATCGGCTTCGAGGGCGCGGGCCGCCGTACGACGACCCGCCTCCTGGAGGGCGACCTCCCGAAGTACCGCACGCTCTTCCCGACGGAGTTCAACTCGGTCGCCGTCATCGAGACCGCCCCCTTCGTGGAGGCCGTCAAGCGCGTGGCGCTCGTCGCCGAGCGGAACACCCCGGTGCGGCTCAGCTTCGAGCAGGGCGTGCTCATCCTGGAGGCCGGCTCCAGCGACGACGCACAGGCTGTGGAAAGGGTCGACGCCCAGCTGGAGGGCGACGACATCTCGATCGCCTTCAACCCGACGTTCCTGCTCGACGGCCTGAGCGCGATCGACTCCCCGGTCGCCCAGCTGTCGTTCACGACGTCGACGAAGCCCGCGCTCCTGAGCGGCAAGCCGGCCGTGGACGCCGAGGCGGACGAGGCGTACAAGTACCTGATCATGCCGGTACGTCTGAGCGGCTGAGCCCACAGGTGTGTGGCCGCGTCCGGGCGTAGGCTCGGACGCGGGTACGAACGTGCCGCGGGTACGCGGAGCCGCTCAGCGCCGAGCGGCCGTGACGTGCCTTTACGCCACATCGCTAGTTAGGAACGCACTGATGGAGCTCGGTCTCGTCGGCCTCGGCAAGATGGGCGGCAACATGCGCGAGCGCATTCGCCGCGCAGGCCACACCGTCATCGGATACGACCGCAATCCGGACCTCGCGGATGTCCACAGCCTCGAAGAGCTGGTGAGCAAGCTCAAGGGCCCGCGCGTGGTGTGGGTGATGGTCCCGGCCGGAGCCGCGACCCAGTCCACCATCGACGAGCTGGCCGAGCTCCTGTCGCCCGGTGACGTCGTGGTGGACGGCGGCAACTCCCGCTGGACGGACGACGAGAAGCACGCCGAGGAGCTCGCGGCCAAGGGCATCGGCTTCGTCGACTGCGGCGTCTCCGGCGGCGTCTGGGGCCTGCAGAACGGCTACGCGCTGATGTACGGCGGCGACAAGGAGAACGTCGCCAAGGTGCAGCCGGTCTTCGACGCGCTCAAGCCGGAGGGCGACTTCGGCTCCGTGCACGCGGGCAAGGTCGGCGCGGGCCACTTCGCGAAGATGGTTCACAACGGCATCGAGTACGCGATGATGCAGGCCTATGCCGAGGGCTGGGAGCTGCTTGAGGCCGTGGACTCGGTCACGGACGTGCGTGAGGTCTTCCGGTCCTGGCAGGAGGGGACGGTCATCCGTTCCTGGCTGCTCGACCTGGCGGTCAACGCGCTGGACGACGACGAGCACCTGGACAAGCTGCGGGGCTTCGCCGCGGACTCCGGCGAGGGCCGCTGGACGGTGGAGGCGGCGATCGACAACGCGGTGCCGCTGCCCGCGATCACGGCGTCCCTGTTCGCGCGGTTCTCCTCCCGGCAGGACGACTCGCCGCAGATGAAGATGATCGCGGCGCTGCGCAACCAGTTCGGCGGCCACGCCGTCGAGTCCAAGAGCGAGCACTGATCCACAGCCCGCGCGGCCCGCTGTCCACAGCCTGTGTGGACAGCGGTGGGCCGCGGCGGGCGGGCCGTCGGCACCCAGGCCACGGCGGCCCCTAGCCACAGCAGGAAAGCCGGGGGAGGTCGGCGCCACATCATGCACGTCACCCACCTGTCCCTGGCCGACTTCCGCTCGTACGCCCGGGTCGAGGTTCCGCTCGACCCGGGCGTCACCGCGTTCGTGGGGCCGAACGGCCAGGGCAAGACCAACCTCGTCGAGGCCGTCGGCTATCTGGCGACGCTCGGCAGCCACCGGGTCTCCTCGGACGCGCCCCTGGTGCGCATGGGCGCCGACCGGGCCGTCATCCGGGCCGCCGTCCGGCAGGGCGAGCGCCAGCAGCTCATCGAGCTCGAGCTGAACCCGGGGAAGGCGAACCGCGCCCGCATCAACCGGTCCTCGCAGGTCAGGCCCCGTGACGTGCTGGGCATCGTGCGCACGGTCCTGTTCGCCCCCGAGGATCTGGCCCTGATCAAGGGCGACCCCGGGGAGCGGCGGCGCTTCCTCGACGAGCTGATCACCGCCCGCTCCCCGCGCATGGCGGCGGTCCGCTCCGACTACGACCGCGTCCTGAAGCAGCGCAACACGCTCCTGAAGTCCGCCGCCCTCGCCCGGCGCCACGGCGGCCGCTCCATGGACCTGTCCACCCTCGACGTCTGGGACCAGCACCTCGCCCAGGCGGGCGCCGAGCTGCTCGCCCAGCGGCTCGACCTCATCGCCGCGCTCCAGCCGCTCGCCGACAAGGCGTACGAACAGCTGGCCCCCGGCGGCGGCCCGCTCGGCCTCGACTACAAGCCCTCCTCGGCCGGAATCGTCGGCCACGCGCGCGAGGAGCTCTACGAGCAGCTGATCGCCGCCCTGGGAGAGGCCCGCAAGCAGGAGATCGAGCGGGGCGTCACCCTCGTAGGACCCCACAGGGACGACCTACTACTCAAACTTGGCCAGCTGCCCGCGAAGGGATACGCCTCCCACGGAGAGTCGTGGTCCTACGCGCTCGCTCTGCGGCTCGCCTCGTACGACCTGCTCCGGGCCGAGGGCAACGAGCCGGTCCTCGTCCTCGACGACGTCTTCGCCGAGCTGGACGCGCGCCGCCGCGAGCGGCTCGCGGAACTGGTGGCCCCCGGGGAGCAGGTCCTGGTCACGGCCGCCGTGGACGACGACGTACCGGGTGTCCTCGCGGGCGCGCGGTACGCCGTGTCCGGCGGCGAGGTGGAACGCGTATGACCGAGCCCGGCAAGGCACCGAAGCCCGACGGTTCCTCGGAGCCCGCGGGGGCCGGGGCGGCCAGGCCCGCGCCGCCCGAGCCCTCCGGGGTCGACCTCGCCCGCGTGGCCCTGCGCGCCGCCAAGGAGCAGGCACGCGCGCGCGGGGACGCGACCCGCCAGAAGAAGCAGGCCCGGCGCGGCGGCCTGCGCTCGGGCGCGCGCTCCGACGGGCGCGATCCGCTGCCGCTCGGCTCCGCCATCAACCGTCTGATCACCGAGCGCGGCTGGGAGACCCCGGCGGCCGTCGGCGGCGTGATGGGCCGCTGGCCCGAGATCGTCGGCGAGGACCTGGCCAAGCACTGCGTACCGCAGCGGTACGACGAGAACGAGCACGTCCTGACCGTGCAGTGCGACTCCACGGCCTGGGCGACGAACCTGCGACTGCTCGCTCCGCAGCTGGTCGCGCGCCTGAACGAGGACCTCGGGCACGGCACCGTACGCCTCATCAAGGTCCTCGGACCCGGTGGCCCCGCACGCCGCTTCGGACCCTTGCGGGCGCCCGGCAGCACGGGTCCCGGCGACACCTACGGATGACGAGATCCGGTCGGTAGCTGGGGGTTGACCGCCCGAAGCGCTGAGTGCCGCTGTGAGCCTCTTAGGGCCCGGGGGCGCATATGGGGAGTCGGCTGATGCCGGTTCAGGGCGGCACATGCGGACTCAGGTACCGGCAAACCCCCATCACTGTCGGCGCTACCGGTAGACTGGAAGCTAATCCCGCCCCAGTCGTGGGGAGCAGCGGGAGAAGCTGAGCAAGAGCTGAACCA harbors:
- the rsmG gene encoding 16S rRNA (guanine(527)-N(7))-methyltransferase RsmG, with amino-acid sequence MTEEAELPPAPEQARAVFGERFPDAVRYAELLAEAGVRRGLIGPREVPRLWERHLLNCAVLSEVVPEGVTVCDVGSGAGLPGIPLALVREDLKITLLEPLLRRTNFLSEVVELLGLDHVTVVRGRAEEVLGKLQPVHVVTARAVAPLDRLAGWGVPLLRPYGEMLALKGDTAEEEVKAAGAALSKLGAESVSVVQVGEGVVDPLSTVVRVEVGESPGGVRFAAKRAKAARVGRVRRRR
- a CDS encoding R3H domain-containing nucleic acid-binding protein, coding for MTEGTTTSAAAEAGDALTRLEQEGEIAADYLEGLLDIADLDGDIDMDVEADRAAVSIISDSGSRDLQKLVGRDGEVLEALQELTRLAVHRETGDRSRLMLDIAGYRAKKREELSELGAKAAADAKSSGEPVKLKPMTPFERKVVHDAVKAAGLRSESEGEEPQRFVVVLPA
- the yidC gene encoding membrane protein insertase YidC yields the protein MDTIAGFFSFITTPVSWVIVQFHKLYGAIFGPDTGWAWGLSIVSLVILIRICLIPLFVKQIKATRAMQTLQPEMKKIQERYKSDKQRQSEEMMKLYKESGTNPLSSCLPILAQSPFFFALYHVLNGIASNKKIGVIDQQLLDSARDAHIFGAPLAVKFTDSADKVASLGASLTDVRVVTALMIILMSASQFFTQRQLMTKNVDTTVKTPFMQQQKMLMYVFPIMFAVFGINFPVGVLVYWLTTNVWTMGQQMYVIRQNPTPGSKAQASYLERLQKHITTAGKTRSRGQVRAVKAIVAKGRDRNEYERKFINGLNKAGFAAQADGTVIVSDTVATTTEDGAPAAAPKRQQPKRQSKSKRQSTTAATGGKTDDGATTAPASDASGPSLTKSEDSKPQGAAAKNKPAGAASGSQPGQGTRSKAKSGQRKGQQRPKHPSKK
- the yidD gene encoding membrane protein insertion efficiency factor YidD; translation: MKYPLLALIKLYQWTISPLLGPVCKYYPSCSHYGYLAIDRHGAVKGTALTAWRILRCNPWSLGGVDHVPPRKRPRWHEMLRAVWRERKGGPSAAGVPTGDLPPAPPSPAAETPSHAQGA
- the rnpA gene encoding ribonuclease P protein component — protein: MLPTEHRLRRREDFATAVRRGRRAGRPLLVVHLRSGATDPHVPGESVPPTRAGFVVSKAVGGAVVRNTVKRRLRHLTRDRLALVPPGSLVVVRALPGAGDATYAQLAQDLDAALRRLLGGGAR
- the rpmH gene encoding 50S ribosomal protein L34, translated to MSKRTFQPNNRRRAKTHGFRLRMRTRAGRAILASRRSKGRARLSA
- the dnaA gene encoding chromosomal replication initiator protein DnaA, with product MADVPADLAAVWPRVLEQLLGEGRGQGVEAKDEHWIRRCQPLALVADTALLAVPNEFAKGVLEGRLAPVVSETLSRECGRPIRIAITVDDSVGEPQTPPAPPVQHQQPRYEDQPSRYEEQPPRYEEPAPRYEGQEPPPASGQGHDAYDAYGRRPGDERSPGPRPDQLPTARPAYPDYQRPGAWPQQQPQDDYGWQQPRLGFPERDPYASPGQQPQQHDYRPQPPQERSPYEQQLSERPAQDRHDRHDRHDRRERHEPPSGAGSGAGPHGGPGGPSGPVGHGGTSLPASSGAPGPLAAQPAPATGPGEPTARLNPKYLFDTFVIGASNRFAHAAAVAVAEAPAKAYNPLFIYGESGLGKTHLLHAIGHYARSLYPGTRVRYVSSEEFTNEFINSIRDGKGDSFRKRYREMDILLVDDIQFLADKESTQEEFFHTFNTLHNANKQIVLSSDRPPKQLVTLEDRLRNRFEWGLITDVQPPELETRIAILRKKAVQEQLNAPPEVLEFIASRISRNIRELEGALIRVTAFASLNRQPVDLGLTEIVLKDLIPGGEDAAPEITATAIMAATADYFGLTVDDLCGSSRSRVLVTARQIAMYLCRELTDLSLPKIGAQFGGRDHTTVMHADRKIRALMAERRSIYNQVTELTNRIKNG
- the dnaN gene encoding DNA polymerase III subunit beta, which codes for MKIRVERDVLAEAVAWAARSLPARPPAPVLAGLLLKAEEGALSLSSFDYEVSARVSVDAEVDEEGTVLVSGRLLADICRALPNRPVEISTDGVRATVVCGSSRFTLHTLPVEEYPALPQMPTATGTVPGEVFASAASQVAIAAGRDDTLPVLTGVRIEIEGDTVTLASTDRYRFAVREFLWKPENPETSAVALVPAKTLLDTAKALTSGDTVTLALSGSGAGEGLIGFEGAGRRTTTRLLEGDLPKYRTLFPTEFNSVAVIETAPFVEAVKRVALVAERNTPVRLSFEQGVLILEAGSSDDAQAVERVDAQLEGDDISIAFNPTFLLDGLSAIDSPVAQLSFTTSTKPALLSGKPAVDAEADEAYKYLIMPVRLSG
- the gnd gene encoding phosphogluconate dehydrogenase (NAD(+)-dependent, decarboxylating), whose product is MELGLVGLGKMGGNMRERIRRAGHTVIGYDRNPDLADVHSLEELVSKLKGPRVVWVMVPAGAATQSTIDELAELLSPGDVVVDGGNSRWTDDEKHAEELAAKGIGFVDCGVSGGVWGLQNGYALMYGGDKENVAKVQPVFDALKPEGDFGSVHAGKVGAGHFAKMVHNGIEYAMMQAYAEGWELLEAVDSVTDVREVFRSWQEGTVIRSWLLDLAVNALDDDEHLDKLRGFAADSGEGRWTVEAAIDNAVPLPAITASLFARFSSRQDDSPQMKMIAALRNQFGGHAVESKSEH
- the recF gene encoding DNA replication/repair protein RecF — translated: MHVTHLSLADFRSYARVEVPLDPGVTAFVGPNGQGKTNLVEAVGYLATLGSHRVSSDAPLVRMGADRAVIRAAVRQGERQQLIELELNPGKANRARINRSSQVRPRDVLGIVRTVLFAPEDLALIKGDPGERRRFLDELITARSPRMAAVRSDYDRVLKQRNTLLKSAALARRHGGRSMDLSTLDVWDQHLAQAGAELLAQRLDLIAALQPLADKAYEQLAPGGGPLGLDYKPSSAGIVGHAREELYEQLIAALGEARKQEIERGVTLVGPHRDDLLLKLGQLPAKGYASHGESWSYALALRLASYDLLRAEGNEPVLVLDDVFAELDARRRERLAELVAPGEQVLVTAAVDDDVPGVLAGARYAVSGGEVERV
- a CDS encoding DciA family protein gives rise to the protein MTEPGKAPKPDGSSEPAGAGAARPAPPEPSGVDLARVALRAAKEQARARGDATRQKKQARRGGLRSGARSDGRDPLPLGSAINRLITERGWETPAAVGGVMGRWPEIVGEDLAKHCVPQRYDENEHVLTVQCDSTAWATNLRLLAPQLVARLNEDLGHGTVRLIKVLGPGGPARRFGPLRAPGSTGPGDTYG